A window of Infirmifilum lucidum contains these coding sequences:
- a CDS encoding type II secretion system F family protein — protein sequence MVSIDGIAYGVFGWAGETLLKMFPSLKSDIESADMKVYPPAYAARCIMLSLVAFVLGLAFDAPLVFIMSRLGAGVLQIVSMSVLAPVLLASLTFVFLLFYPKIKVSSRQLRFDLEIPYLSVYITVMATGGISPYTSFERLAKAPKVLFQEVKKEAMRFFISVKAMGKDPLTAIEESAKRVPHNGYKQLMLGYAATLKAGGDVIHYLQRQTEVMLRERVSQIKTVGERIGALMESYMAVVLLSSMTLYVLYVVNMALAQAGLGLQQGAFQFVLVSYIVMPMLSGVFIYLADLMQPKYPVYDSRPYLIYFSIGIPLTVFLFVTTTLPFITPPPLSTALRRAFTPFVLLVESLTRGLGMEKGYEAGVGMVISLGVGLIPGMVADNLSVLKFGGIQYGLTRFLRDLVEVRKTGMAPERCIVNLKDRDYGRFTPYLRDIATQVGWGVSLSKIFERFSRGMKNWFALISMFLLVESIEVGGGTPQTLEALASYAETLEQIEKEKKAMLRPLMLMPYVGALIITVVVLILISFMSSMLRFAGQSISTEQLISMFLPPVIINSYMMGLAAGKISSERVSAGFLHAFLLLLANLVSMIIAPQITAGMMPRI from the coding sequence ATGGTTTCGATTGATGGAATTGCGTACGGCGTTTTCGGTTGGGCTGGAGAGACTCTTCTAAAGATGTTCCCAAGCCTAAAGAGCGATATAGAGTCGGCGGACATGAAAGTTTACCCTCCAGCTTATGCCGCTCGTTGCATAATGTTGTCACTAGTGGCTTTCGTCCTGGGTCTTGCCTTCGATGCCCCGCTAGTATTTATAATGAGCAGGCTTGGGGCAGGTGTACTCCAGATTGTTTCCATGTCGGTTCTAGCCCCTGTGCTCCTGGCCTCGCTGACCTTCGTGTTTCTCCTATTCTACCCCAAGATCAAGGTATCGTCCCGCCAGTTGAGGTTCGACCTGGAGATACCCTACCTCTCTGTCTACATCACGGTCATGGCTACCGGTGGCATTTCACCGTACACGAGCTTCGAGAGGCTGGCGAAAGCCCCGAAAGTGCTCTTCCAGGAGGTGAAAAAAGAGGCTATGCGCTTCTTCATAAGCGTGAAGGCTATGGGTAAAGACCCCCTTACGGCAATCGAGGAGAGCGCAAAAAGAGTCCCCCACAATGGCTACAAGCAACTCATGCTTGGCTACGCGGCTACTCTCAAGGCAGGTGGCGATGTAATTCACTATCTTCAACGGCAGACAGAAGTCATGCTCAGAGAAAGGGTATCTCAGATAAAAACGGTTGGGGAGAGAATTGGCGCGCTGATGGAGTCTTACATGGCGGTAGTGCTCCTCAGTTCGATGACTTTATACGTGCTCTACGTAGTTAACATGGCTCTGGCCCAGGCCGGGCTCGGGCTCCAGCAGGGGGCCTTTCAGTTTGTGCTAGTCTCATACATTGTAATGCCTATGCTCTCTGGAGTCTTTATATATCTCGCCGACCTCATGCAGCCCAAGTACCCCGTATACGACAGCAGACCCTACCTGATCTACTTTTCAATAGGCATACCCCTAACAGTCTTCCTCTTCGTCACGACAACACTACCGTTCATCACGCCACCCCCGCTCTCCACAGCGCTGAGGAGAGCATTTACTCCATTCGTACTCCTGGTAGAAAGCCTTACGAGGGGGCTAGGCATGGAGAAAGGCTATGAGGCTGGCGTAGGCATGGTTATTTCCCTGGGAGTCGGCCTCATCCCGGGCATGGTAGCTGATAACCTCTCAGTTCTGAAGTTCGGAGGTATTCAATACGGACTTACAAGGTTCCTAAGGGATCTGGTGGAAGTCAGGAAGACCGGCATGGCCCCGGAGCGGTGTATAGTAAACTTGAAAGACAGAGATTATGGAAGATTTACTCCATACCTGAGGGATATAGCAACACAGGTGGGGTGGGGCGTCTCCCTAAGTAAAATATTTGAGAGATTTTCCCGCGGGATGAAGAACTGGTTCGCGCTAATCTCGATGTTCCTACTTGTTGAGAGCATTGAAGTCGGTGGCGGCACACCGCAAACCCTTGAGGCACTTGCAAGCTACGCTGAAACCCTCGAGCAGATCGAGAAGGAGAAGAAGGCTATGCTAAGGCCGCTCATGCTTATGCCCTATGTCGGGGCGCTTATTATAACGGTGGTTGTACTCATTCTTATCAGTTTCATGAGTTCGATGCTCAGGTTCGCGGGGCAGAGTATATCTACCGAGCAGTTAATTTCTATGTTCCTCCCACCAGTGATTATAAACAGTTACATGATGGGTCTAGCCGCGGGTAAAATAAGTTCCGAGAGAGTCTCTGCGGGATTCCTCCATGCATTCCTGCTGCTCCTAGCAAACCTAGTTTCAATGATCATTGCCCCACAAATCACTGCGGGGATGATGCCCAGAATCTAG
- a CDS encoding adenylate kinase family protein: MAILITGTPGVGKTTIARLLAERTGKKYIDFAEVVKNERLYAAYDPETNSYVVNLDRARSYMEQLLSCEEILDTHLVEALPPDKVSVAIVLRLDPLVLRERLNKRGYPSRKIRENIESEILDAVLISAIENLGEEKVFEVDTTGKTIAEIIEIITQILNKNGKLYKPGRVDWLEKYYFLIGKEGGII; the protein is encoded by the coding sequence ATGGCAATACTGATTACCGGCACACCTGGCGTTGGAAAAACCACTATAGCTCGGCTTCTCGCGGAGCGTACAGGGAAGAAGTACATAGATTTCGCAGAAGTTGTAAAGAATGAAAGGCTTTATGCGGCCTATGATCCCGAAACGAACTCCTACGTAGTTAACCTCGACAGAGCTCGGAGCTACATGGAACAACTTTTGAGCTGTGAAGAAATCCTGGATACCCACCTCGTGGAGGCTCTCCCCCCTGACAAAGTGTCAGTTGCTATAGTCCTCAGACTAGACCCCCTTGTACTCCGCGAGCGCTTGAATAAAAGAGGATACCCCAGTAGGAAAATTCGTGAAAACATAGAGTCGGAGATTCTAGACGCTGTGCTCATTTCCGCTATAGAGAACTTAGGCGAGGAGAAGGTCTTCGAAGTAGACACTACGGGGAAAACTATTGCAGAAATTATTGAAATTATTACACAAATACTGAATAAAAATGGAAAATTATACAAGCCGGGACGAGTAGACTGGCTTGAAAAATACTACTTTCTCATCGGGAAAGAGGGGGGAATTATTTAA
- the speD gene encoding adenosylmethionine decarboxylase, translating to MTGKNRGVRGGGVGRHLIVEMFECDPIALDSIETIRTALLDSAVASNSTVVSFDFYRFKPHGVSGYVLVAESHISIHTWPEYGYAAIDVFTCGEHTDPWKGLDVLKDRLKAKKMTVLEIVRGVGIENYEGYWIPPEKRREEAVVATTP from the coding sequence ATGACGGGGAAAAATCGTGGGGTGAGAGGAGGAGGCGTTGGTCGCCACCTGATAGTGGAGATGTTCGAATGCGACCCCATAGCACTCGACAGTATTGAGACGATAAGGACAGCACTACTAGATTCGGCAGTGGCTTCAAATAGTACAGTTGTAAGCTTTGACTTTTATCGCTTTAAACCCCACGGTGTCAGCGGATACGTCCTCGTGGCAGAGTCCCACATATCAATACACACGTGGCCCGAGTACGGCTATGCCGCTATAGACGTCTTTACATGTGGAGAGCACACAGATCCTTGGAAAGGCTTAGATGTGCTGAAAGACAGATTGAAAGCGAAGAAGATGACTGTTCTCGAAATTGTCAGGGGAGTCGGCATTGAGAACTATGAGGGATACTGGATCCCGCCGGAGAAGAGGAGAGAGGAGGCTGTAGTCGCAACAACACCATAA
- a CDS encoding 30S ribosomal protein S15, whose translation MRKSKEKGRSSSKRPPELKRPEWVGMKPEEVEELVVSLFRKGYPPSMIGLILRDQYGIPLVKSVTGKSILQILRERGLAPEIPEDLMNLIRKAIKIRKHLEEHPKDYHSKRGLQLVESKIHRLAKYYEREGVLPPDWKYEPEKIALYA comes from the coding sequence ATGAGAAAGTCAAAGGAGAAGGGTCGCTCAAGCTCAAAGAGACCCCCGGAACTCAAGAGACCCGAATGGGTGGGCATGAAACCCGAGGAGGTAGAGGAACTCGTCGTCTCGCTATTCAGGAAGGGGTATCCCCCGTCTATGATAGGCTTGATTCTACGCGACCAATATGGCATTCCGCTAGTCAAGTCAGTTACAGGTAAGAGCATACTGCAGATTCTACGAGAACGCGGTCTCGCTCCAGAGATTCCTGAAGATCTAATGAATCTCATCAGGAAAGCCATTAAAATAAGAAAACATCTCGAGGAGCACCCAAAGGATTATCACTCTAAGAGGGGGCTCCAGCTAGTCGAGAGCAAGATTCACAGACTGGCAAAGTACTACGAGAGGGAGGGGGTGCTTCCGCCAGACTGGAAATATGAGCCCGAGAAAATCGCACTATACGCCTAG
- a CDS encoding single-stranded-DNA-specific exonuclease RecJ, with protein sequence MPPSLDELLAHSQKFLEDLRERKEPTLIVSHYDADGLSSASIFAWIFLQLDVPFHLVFVEQTYPDTLEDLPFKDYSYVIFLDLGSGYKELIREFTSNKKVMIVDHHVPSEPERWDHLVEINPYLVGVDASTQTSSSTLSYSIALRVVRADENLIPVALAGALGDRLDIGEKSSLLGLNRAVLEEGKKRGVVGEAISLRLFGFKRRPLVEALASTIDPYIPGLSGNPTACIKFLESIGINPRNGDTARNIGSLSHAEIKHLASELVKYMISMNVNVKEAEKIFGYNYFSLREADSSPLKDLREYAYVLNALGRLDQYGTAISLNFGHRGKYIVRAEESIKEYRRLIAKQLNNIVEQRSARVVSGRATIVFFIEENMPKLTGPVSSILANEFAQILRNTGNKIVGVASPLEGEKMKVSFRRLDESVNLGSLLQKYAKELNFVGGGHPAAGGALLDEKILEELLKRI encoded by the coding sequence ATGCCTCCCTCTCTCGACGAACTCCTAGCCCACTCTCAGAAGTTCCTGGAGGATCTAAGAGAGCGTAAGGAACCAACACTTATAGTATCTCACTACGACGCCGACGGGCTCTCATCAGCGTCAATATTTGCCTGGATTTTCCTACAACTTGACGTACCCTTTCACCTTGTTTTTGTCGAGCAGACGTACCCCGATACTCTTGAAGATCTCCCTTTCAAAGACTATTCCTATGTAATATTCCTTGATCTAGGTAGCGGCTATAAAGAACTGATTAGAGAATTTACCTCAAACAAGAAAGTAATGATCGTGGATCACCACGTCCCTTCAGAACCAGAACGCTGGGATCATCTTGTAGAAATAAACCCGTATCTCGTCGGCGTAGATGCGTCCACGCAAACGAGCTCTTCCACACTCTCCTATAGTATAGCTCTACGTGTAGTAAGAGCCGATGAGAACCTTATTCCTGTTGCTCTCGCTGGCGCTTTAGGGGACAGGCTAGATATAGGGGAAAAATCATCACTACTAGGGCTTAACCGGGCTGTCCTAGAGGAGGGTAAAAAGAGAGGGGTGGTAGGTGAGGCCATCTCACTTAGGCTCTTTGGGTTCAAAAGGAGGCCGCTAGTCGAGGCTCTAGCCTCCACTATAGACCCGTATATTCCTGGGTTGTCAGGGAATCCTACAGCATGTATAAAATTTCTTGAGAGTATCGGCATAAATCCCCGCAACGGTGACACTGCACGTAATATTGGTTCTCTGAGCCACGCCGAGATCAAACACCTTGCCTCAGAGCTTGTAAAGTACATGATTAGCATGAATGTGAACGTAAAAGAGGCCGAGAAAATTTTTGGTTATAACTATTTCTCTTTACGCGAAGCTGACTCCAGCCCACTTAAAGACCTAAGAGAGTACGCGTACGTGTTAAATGCTCTAGGTAGGCTAGACCAGTATGGGACTGCTATCTCGCTTAACTTCGGACACAGAGGGAAATATATTGTAAGAGCAGAAGAAAGTATAAAAGAGTACAGGAGGTTGATTGCAAAACAGTTAAACAATATAGTAGAGCAGAGAAGCGCTCGCGTTGTTTCTGGTCGTGCCACTATCGTGTTCTTCATCGAGGAGAACATGCCAAAGCTTACGGGCCCGGTGAGTTCTATCCTAGCTAACGAGTTCGCCCAAATCCTACGCAACACAGGTAATAAGATTGTAGGTGTAGCTTCTCCTCTGGAGGGCGAGAAGATGAAGGTATCCTTTAGGAGACTAGACGAATCTGTAAATCTGGGATCCTTGCTACAGAAGTACGCCAAAGAACTAAATTTTGTGGGTGGCGGTCACCCCGCAGCCGGAGGTGCCTTGCTCGAT